From Candidatus Sericytochromatia bacterium, a single genomic window includes:
- the cysS gene encoding cysteine--tRNA ligase codes for MLRLYNSLTKRLEDFIPLHAGRVSMYVCGPTVYGLLHIGNARTIMFWDIARRYLEHCGYQVDYVQNFTDIDDKIIKKAQAEGVTAEAIASRYTEAYFADMDALGVRRATHYPCATDSVGDMIRHIEGLLEKGLAYVVDGDVYFRVAGFPDYGKLSGRAVEDNEAGARVEVDDRKREPADFALWKAAKPGEPAWGSPWGQGRPGWHIECSAMVRRVLGDTIDIHAGGKDLKFPHHENEIAQSEGLTGLPFARTWMHTGFLNMGTEKMSKSLGNIRTTRDVVAAFGAQPLRYFMLQTLYRSDLDFTEEAVKAAATGLANWRDTLARLSGQAHGDSPDEREQANAWLTRVDQGFSQAMNQDLNTAAALAHLQALTHDMRRAFADGSASGQSSAVFQPAIARLRDLASTVLGLDLSAPERAVATLDGQASAFLDLLVSLRAEAKTERNWGLADRIRDRLLALGVRLIDQKDGTTTWEAATPAALP; via the coding sequence GTGTTGCGCTTATACAACAGTTTGACGAAACGCCTGGAAGACTTCATCCCGCTTCACGCGGGGCGCGTGTCGATGTATGTGTGTGGCCCGACGGTCTATGGACTGCTGCACATCGGCAACGCCCGTACGATCATGTTCTGGGACATCGCTCGGCGCTATCTGGAACATTGCGGATACCAGGTCGACTACGTCCAGAATTTCACGGACATCGACGACAAGATCATCAAGAAGGCTCAGGCCGAGGGGGTGACGGCCGAGGCGATCGCCTCACGCTACACCGAGGCTTATTTTGCGGACATGGATGCGCTGGGCGTTCGGCGCGCCACTCATTACCCCTGCGCCACCGACAGCGTCGGGGACATGATCCGGCACATTGAAGGCTTGCTGGAAAAGGGTCTGGCCTACGTGGTGGATGGCGACGTCTACTTCCGGGTGGCGGGATTCCCGGATTACGGGAAATTGTCCGGGCGCGCGGTGGAGGATAACGAGGCCGGGGCTCGCGTCGAGGTGGACGACCGCAAGCGGGAACCGGCTGATTTTGCACTCTGGAAAGCCGCCAAACCTGGTGAGCCTGCTTGGGGAAGCCCCTGGGGACAGGGACGTCCGGGCTGGCACATCGAATGCTCCGCCATGGTGCGCCGGGTGCTAGGCGATACCATCGACATTCACGCCGGTGGCAAGGACCTCAAGTTTCCTCACCACGAGAATGAAATCGCGCAGAGTGAAGGTTTGACCGGGCTTCCATTTGCCAGGACCTGGATGCACACCGGATTCCTCAATATGGGCACCGAGAAAATGAGCAAGTCACTCGGCAACATTCGGACCACGCGCGACGTCGTGGCGGCATTTGGCGCACAACCCCTGCGATATTTCATGCTGCAGACGCTCTATCGAAGCGACCTGGACTTCACGGAGGAGGCGGTCAAGGCTGCCGCAACCGGTTTGGCGAACTGGCGGGACACCCTCGCTCGCTTGTCTGGTCAGGCGCACGGTGACAGTCCAGACGAGCGGGAGCAGGCGAACGCCTGGCTGACTCGCGTGGACCAGGGCTTCAGTCAGGCCATGAACCAGGACCTCAATACCGCGGCTGCCCTCGCTCATCTTCAAGCGCTCACCCACGATATGCGCCGGGCGTTTGCTGATGGCAGCGCCTCCGGTCAGTCATCCGCCGTGTTTCAGCCCGCCATCGCGCGTCTCCGCGACCTGGCCTCGACGGTGCTGGGTCTCGATCTTTCTGCGCCGGAGCGCGCTGTGGCGACGCTTGACGGGCAAGCTTCGGCCTTCCTCGATCTGCTGGTCTCCCTGCGGGCCGAGGCCAAAACCGAGCGCAATTGGGGCTTGGCCGATCGCATTCGGGACCGTTTGCTGGCCTTGGGCGTGCGCCTGATCGACCAGAAGGACGGCACCACCACCTGGGAGGCTGCGACGCCAGCGGCGCTCCCGTGA